One genomic window of Panicum hallii strain FIL2 chromosome 6, PHallii_v3.1, whole genome shotgun sequence includes the following:
- the LOC112896364 gene encoding ricin B-like lectin EULS3 → MARLTAAAGLAWATLLVCVALGAGQAQPQANLAAWFPSGSLPPPVRIYSRQNDALNVAVRRGNVVFARADCSDDSQKWYPLYTSGSFSGRQPFSLVNAKTFQVMTIPSGSGQKVGLSGPTDATRAAREELWTPEKPTRADGFFQLFVTNNPALTLNGLRGVRSGSEVGIFSASPNSLNAIWKITSYPPCLP, encoded by the exons ATGGCAAGACTCACCGCAGCTGCCGGCTTAGCCTGGGCGACCTTGCTGGTGTGCGTTGCGCTCGGCGCCGGACAAGCTCAGCCTCAAGCAAACCTTGCTGCTTGGTTTCCTAGTGGATCCCTGCCACCGCCGGTGAGGATCTACTCCAGGCAGAACGACGCATTGAACGTGGCCGTACGCCGCGGCAACGTCGTCTTCGCAAGAGCCGACTGCTCGGACGACTCACAG AAATGGTACCCTCTGTACACCTCGGGATCCTTCTCCGGACGGCAGCCGTTTTCACTGGTGAACGCAAAGACGTTTCAGGTCATGACAATTCCATCAGGCAGTGGACAGAAG GTGGGACTGTCTGGCCCAACCGACGCAACCAGAGCCGCACGTGAGGAGCTGTGGACACCAGAGAAGCCGACGCGTGCTGACGGCTTCTTCCAACTGTTTGTTACCAATAACCCAGCTCTTACCCTCAATGGACTGAGGGGCGTGCGTAGCGGATCGGAGGTCGGGATCTTTTCCGCATCACCAAACTCACTGAACGCCATATGGAAGATTACTTCATACCCACCTTGCTTGCCCTGA